One window from the genome of Kluyveromyces marxianus DMKU3-1042 DNA, complete genome, chromosome 3 encodes:
- the HKR1 gene encoding Hkr1p (This family consists of a number of glycoprotein gp2 sequences from equine herpesviruses. [pfam05955]) yields the protein MLVRPNECLRWLLWLLTFIVLSEGRILPSWFWDASSNLEVFPATVSVNHDLSFTNPSRPTDAVEIRRRDDEHNATDTISLITSDATSLSPAPNAMYSTPSMNQPSKTSLDDSPTPDKDDSTVLNPPGTNEEYTPTPTPDKDTPTPDTPTPDTPTPDKPTPTPDTPTPDKDTPTPDTPTPDKDTPTPDKDTPTPDTPTPTPDTPKSTPDTPKSTPDTPKSTPDTPKSTPDTPTPTPDTPTPTPVKSTSSTTTSSTTTSSTTPTPTPTPTSSTTTSSTTPTPAQQKPTSSTTTSSTTTTPTSSTTTSSTTTTPTSSTTTSSSSSTETSKQTSASSTATASDQSKVTPGSTSGSSTTESKTETGSETSTVSSTVTSSSTTNTETSSSSSISAASTVSNSVASEAKPTGSITSTTPTTSTSSSTITTQNSQSTDVTSLSSQTQSPSASGLTSTVLSTTPTTEIQASSTEQVSISTTPSTSVTTQVSTPSQFQSSILTQSNTVTTASPSFTALTSTVSQSTLPPVISAETTVSPSFSTIHGTTSIETASQTSIIPISNPFFTQTKTSSSYPSASNAVESTSLQALQTQHPTLSSLTVSGSAAPTTNTVGTQTSSKSIWLPTSLVVDTSTSNTATSSTSIDLGATSTLPQAINPATPVTVPEGYTVITIGFKEPLNYPFLISNPLASAQIFSFLPKVVTYPFSSASSGGISVYRRMLNVIKRDENSPSASSSPLTYTGVQVRSIVPLTIKNISYIVSIAEVIFPEKSVPTLQKMILDSNSAFYTNPVTYLSNLAELIDPSIPLTGLTYSGSSSSSGENGSGSGSDSNGHGSSGGPNDTEKKKGSSSNNSTLWGSLDAGLTSGFPNHSTAVRFICIVTTLTAATLFLIWLFLLGIRRLYKVTKASERLKLPEKDWPEIVVPYNHQDNGSIASGPKNIFYSGSHSSGSDSTGSALDNNEYIDEDLVITGENTVYSISQGITYYVDAEGNFFFAGVGKDPPIRKSIHELGVASDIPVSQNIEKSIPAFNGEDAINTPEESASLNLEDLEVDEDGNVALPESDLEKTILQHVSSESNMAVSMSPMDTMHNDNLQQVQAMFPLSSSSDEHVYTDTDALATTVTKTLLSSNGSAGILDLAGKSGTYDEYLYDAAQEDIDDPLALKNSIAGDYNSRGVSSIDIQDQMDIDIEDYDDDVSDVNVGDYDEFDEEMYRHLSRSDLLPNFGGESLIQGSNLTSVHGNSTDSGISFNMHTNLGSYGEARTSTISSSNVPHVAAQSDKATILKRPERPSVVFSFGGMYDRTSFLDNDSSLVNPFENNTEEKKSKSKRNSRNLSKEFAAELGITEAELKAMERHPSDN from the coding sequence ATGTTAGTGCGACCTAATGAATGCCTGCGCTGGCTGTTATGGCTATTAACTTTTATCGTACTCTCTGAAGGACGAATTCTTCCAAGCTGGTTTTGGGATGCATCGTCAAATTTGGAAGTCTTTCCTGCAACCGTCTCAGTGAACCACGATTTGTCATTTACAAATCCTAGTAGACCGACGGATGCTGTTGAAATACGAAGGCGAGATGACGAACACAACGCAACTGATACAATATCGTTGATAACGTCAGATGCAACATCTTTGAGTCCAGCTCCAAATGCGATGTATAGCACCCCCTCGATGAACCAACCATCAAAGACATCGCTGGATGATAGCCCAACTCCGGATAAGGATGATTCTACAGTTTTAAATCCTCCTGGGACTAACGAGGAATATACACCTACACCAACACCAGATAAGGATACACCAACACCAGATACACCAACACCGGATACACCAACACCAGATAAGCCTACACCAACACCGGATACACCAACACCGGATAAGGATACACCAACACCGGATACACCAACACCGGATAAGGATACACCAACACCAGATAAGGATACACCAACACCGGACACGCCCACGCCCACGCCGGATACACCTAAATCAACACCGGACACACCTAAATCAACACCAGACACACCTAAATCAACACCAGACACACCTAAATCAACACCAGACACACCTACACCAACACCGGATACACCTACACCAACACCAGTAAAATCAACTTCGAGTACAACAACCTCGAGTACAACAACCTCGAGTACTACCCCTACCCCCACCCCCACACCAACGTCTAGCACCACCACTTCGAGCACAACCCCCACACCCGCGCAACAAAAACCTACTTCAAGTACAACTACTTCAAGTACAACTACTACTCCTACGTCTAGCACAACAACTTCgagtactactactactccTACGTCTAGCACAACAACATCTAGTAGCTCAAGTACCGAAACTTCAAAACAGACTAGCGCTTCCTCTACTGCAACAGCCTCAGATCAATCAAAAGTAACTCCTGGATCAACAAGCGGATCATCAACAACTGAAAGTAAAACTGAAACAGGCAGTGAAACTTCAACTGTATCATCAACTGTAACAAGCAGCAGCACTACGAATACAGAGACTTCAAGCTCCTCTAGTATATCTGCTGCAAGTACGGTGTCTAACTCTGTGGCAAGCGAGGCAAAACCAACAGGTTCTATAACTTCGACAACTCCAACTACAAGCACTAGTTCTAGTACCATTACCACCCAAAATTCTCAATCAACTGATGTCACATCACTAAGCTCCCAAACCCAATCACCATCAGCATCTGGGCTGACTTCAACTGTTCTCAGTACTACCCCCACAACTGAGATACAAGCAAGCTCCACAGAACAAGTGTCTATTAGCACAACACCTTCCACCAGTGTAACTACACAGGTATCTACCCCATCTCAATTTCAATCTTCAATTCTTACTCAAAGTAATACAGTGACTACTGCTAGCCCTAGTTTCACTGCTCTAACATCCACTGTTTCACAAAGCACGCTTCCACCTGTCATATCTGCGGAGACTACCGTTTCTCCTAGTTTCAGTACCATTCATGGAACAACTTCCATCGAAACGGCATCCCAGACATCGATAATACCCATATCAAACCCATTTTTCACACAAACAAagacatcttcttcttatccATCAGCTAGCAACGCTGTAGAGTCTACGTCGTTACAAGCTTTACAGACTCAACATCCAACGTTGTCCTCTTTGACCGTATCAGGTTCTGCAGCTCCAACTACTAACACAGTAGGCACCCAAACATCCTCAAAATCCATTTGGCTACCAACATCTCTTGTGGTTGATACTTCTACATCGAATACAGCTACCAGTAGCACATCGATAGACCTTGGAGCTACATCTACCTTACCTCAAGCCATCAATCCAGCAACACCGGTAACGGTTCCTGAGGGGTACACTGTTATTACAATTGGATTTAAAGAGCCTTTGAATTATCCATTTTTAATTTCCAATCCTTTGGCATCTGCCCAGATATTCAGCTTCTTACCAAAAGTTGTAACATATCCTTTTAGTTCTGCATCGTCTGGTGGAATATCCGTATATCGTCGTATGCTCAATGTCATCAAAAGAGATGAGAATTCCCCATCTGCGTCATCTTCTCCACTCACTTACACAGGTGTTCAAGTAAGATCTATTGTGCCTCTtacaataaaaaatatCAGTTATATTGTTTCGATAGCTGAAGTCATCTTTCCTGAGAAGTCTGTCCCTACTCTACAAAAAATGATATTGGATTCTAACTCAGCTTTTTATACTAATCCGGTAACGTATTTGTCAAATCTCGCAGAGTTAATTGACCCTTCAATACCATTAACTGGCCTGACATACAGTGGAAgctcatcttcttctggcGAAAATGGATCTGGGAGTGGATCTGATAGTAATGGCCATGGTTCAAGCGGTGGACCGAATGATactgaaaagaagaagggaagttcttcaaataaCTCTACTCTCTGGGGATCCTTAGATGCTGGTCTTACTTCGGGATTTCCCAATCATTCTACCGCTGTTAGATTTATTTGCATAGTGACTACGTTAACAGCAGCTACCTTGTTTCTAATATGGCTGTTCTTATTAGGAATAAGGCGTCTCTACAAAGTAACAAAGGCATCTGAAAGGCTAAAGCTTCCAGAAAAGGACTGGCCAGAAATAGTGGTTCCCTACAACCACCAGGATAATGGTAGTATAGCAAGTGGcccaaaaaatattttctaCTCTGGGTCACATTCCTCTGGTTCCGATTCCACAGGATCTGCTTTGGACAATAATGAGTATATTGATGAAGACTTGGTGATCACTGGAGAAAATACAGTGTATAGCATAAGCCAAGGTATCACTTATTACGTTGATGCAGAAGGTAACTTCTTTTTCGCTGGAGTTGGAAAAGATCCGCCTATTAGAAAGTCCATTCATGAACTGGGAGTAGCATCAGATATTCCTGTGAGccaaaatattgaaaaatctaTCCCAGCCTTCAATGGAGAAGACGCAATAAACACTCCGGAAGAATCAGCATCCCTAAATTTAGAAGACTTAGAAGTCGACGAAGATGGAAATGTTGCGTTGCCAGAGTCAGACTTAGAAAAAACTATTCTTCAACATGTCTCATCAGAATCAAATATGGCAGTTAGTATGTCACCAATGGACACTATGCATAATGACAATTTACAACAGGTCCAAGCGATGTTTCCTTTGTCTTCTTCGAGCGATGAACATGTATATACAGATACAGATGCATTGGCAACCACAGTTACAAAGACGCTACTATCATCTAACGGTTCAGCTGGAATTCTTGATCTTGCTGGTAAAAGTGGAACATACGATGAATATCTGTATGATGCAGCTCAAGAAGATATCGATGATCCGTTAGCACTGAAGAATTCTATTGCTGGTGATTACAATAGCAGAGGTGTGTCTTCTATTGACATACAAGACCAGATGGATATTGATATCGAAGACTACGACGATGATGTCAGTGATGTGAATGTCGGCGATTATGATGAGTTTGACGAGGAGATGTACCGTCATCTATCTCGATCAGACCTTCTACCGAATTTTGGCGGGGAATCTCTAATCCAGGGTTCTAATTTGACCTCTGTGCATGGTAATAGCACTGATAGTGGTATTTCATTTAATATGCATACTAATCTCGGCTCATATGGAGAGGCAAGAACGTCTACAATATCATCAAGTAACGTGCCACATGTTGCAGCACAATCTGACAAGGCAACAATTCTAAAGAGACCAGAACGACCATCTGTAGTGTTCAGTTTTGGCGGAATGTATGATCGAACGTCATTTCTCGATAATGACAGCAGCCTAGTGAATCCATTCGAAAATaatacagaagaaaaaaaatcgaaGTCTAAACGTAATTCGAGAAATTTGTCAAAAGAATTTGCCGCTGAACTTGGTATCACAGAAGCCGAGTTAAAAGCCATGGAGAGACATCCTTCTGACAATTAA
- the ARO80 gene encoding Aro80p, translated as MSATGAESNRLRKKHTFKRGYKACLNCKMRKVKCDLGPFDNPHDPPCVRCKREGKDCMFAETKRGGFRIAKQSLVSLKEENAGKSMAEVITSVIQGQTQVTKKESSSSFKEEKLESKEEDDDDDMTLTAGVPSLHNAFQFLAKAAGSVAKEDIRDSVHHITNFDRMESINDISRPGSASAYSNDNSFISTEQHGIQSLNSMETPTNGEQTPRSIPLIEKLSSVRPKPSMKLGDIEYIGPYQLLTEAEARKRIDAFFLTMHPFSPYIPLQLHDPDELARYPLLLCTILTISARYHTLRDLGLNEIDNNVHVELHEKLWIYCQRLVSQTVWAEASTRSIGTILAFLMFTEWNPRAIHWKWPDYANYPEMNDSSKRSSSQAHGSDSLAGLAAMRRSDRMSWMLTGNAVRLAQDLDVLEYSSKIFVMTHVCETHTAMNLNKRSSLSESLSEVKLNGFEDNNLDNEQFFLERILQNDKSKERWARFLDRIGERDKKHTLTNIEREFLNDEFLLYHYNTDNHNSQVEQEFRLKFSKIQRAKIELLKIISLGYENVYNGKLRSHDRHQRLSMLSVLSPLIEGWYNIYKTLLLPVSGPACSLTKSSNKSFVFAITEKMEHESLISDYYYCQLYIYSLALQLDNKEPGKSKLRLNELTKSARYVELAYNAAKEILNSAQRVHKLKILKYMPVRWVMRIVRSIVFMIKCYLTLTGNGITQNPEANTILTMSVLPTDEIIQTIQKTAIILRATAPDELHLCSRYSTILMYLCTEMKHRSKPNMQPPIPRSISSDFMDKEKEEEKSDKKNTTRAANSGVCDENTVPLKHTQCSNDNKDNTRESGMGNNVAARNTGYHSGTQLHSNHTGSGTATDGNGSTLGGYLPPQIVDWFNDNNEIGLDFVGPWTEMVEKQFVNRVDDDPSYENWFKELYNPST; from the coding sequence ATGTCTGCTACGGGGGCTGAGAGCAACAGGTTGCGAAAGAAGCACACTTTTAAAAGAGGCTATAAGGCATGCTTGAACTGTAAGATGAGGAAAGTGAAGTGTGACCTTGGACCATTTGACAATCCACATGATCCACCTTGCGTGCGCTGTAAGCGAGAGGGAAAGGATTGCATGTTTGCGGAAACTAAGAGGGGTGGGTTCAGAATCGCAAAACAGAGCCTTGTCAGTTTGAAAGAGGAGAATGCTGGTAAATCTATGGCGGAAGTTATTACCAGTGTGATTCAGGGCCAAACTCAAGTGACTAAGAAAGAATCTAGCTCGAGCttcaaagaggaaaagctagaatccaaagaagaagatgatgatgatgacatGACTTTGACTGCTGGTGTTCCAAGTTTACACAACGCCTTCCAATTTTTGGCTAAGGCGGCTGGATCTGTTGCCAAAGAGGACATTAGAGATTCAGTTCATCATATCACAAATTTTGATCGAATGGAATCTATCAATGATATTTCGAGACCCGGATCTGCTTCTGCGTATTCTAATGATAATAGTTTTATATCTACGGAACAACATGGTATACAATCATTGAATTCTATGGAAACCCCAACCAATGGGGAACAAACACCGAGAAGTATTCCTTTGATTGAGAAACTTAGTAGTGTCAGACCGAAACCTTCTATGAAACTTGGtgatattgaatatattgGACCTTACCAACTACTAACTGAAGCAGAAGCtagaaaaagaattgatgCCTTCTTTCTAACTATGCATCCATTTTCTCCGTATATTCCTCTGCAACTCCATGATCCTGACGAACTTGCTAGATACCCACTACTTCTATGCACCATCTTGACTATATCTGCAAGATACCACACACTCCGTGACTTAGGATTGAATGAAATCGATAATAATGTTCATGTTGAACTTCATGAAAAGCTCTGGATATACTGCCAAAGACTTGTTTCTCAAACTGTGTGGGCAGAGGCCAGCACTAGATCTATAGGCACTATTCTTGCATTCTTAATGTTTACGGAGTGGAATCCGAGGGCCATCCATTGGAAATGGCCAGACTATGCAAATTATCCAGAAATGAATGATTCTTCCAAACGGTCGTCATCTCAAGCACATGGTAGTGACTCATTGGCGGGCCTTGCCGCAATGCGTAGAAGTGATAGAATGTCGTGGATGTTAACAGGGAATGCAGTTAGATTAGCTCAGGATTTGGATGTACTTGAATACAGCTCCAAAATATTCGTGATGACACATGTCTGCGAAACACACACAGCTatgaatttgaataaaAGAAGCTCACTTTCTGAATCACTATCTGAGGTTAAACTTAACGGGTTTGAGGATAATAACTTAGATAACGaacaattctttttggagCGCATCTTACAAAATGATAAGAGTAAAGAACGCTGGGCCCGTTTTTTGGACAGAATTGGAGAAAGAGATAAGAAACATACTCTAACAAATATCGAAAGAGAGTTTTTAAATGACGAATTCTTGCTATACCATTACAATACAGATAATCATAATAGTCAAGTCGAACAAGAGTTTCGTCTCAAGTTCTCTAAAATACAGCGAGCTAAAATCGAGCTATTGAAAATCATTTCATTAGGATATGAAAATGTCTACAATGGTAAATTAAGATCGCATGATAGACACCAAAGACTTTCAATGCTCTCTGTACTATCACCGTTGATTGAAGgttggtataatatctACAAAACTCTATTATTGCCTGTTAGTGGTCCTGCTTGCTCACTAACGAAGAGTTCCAATAAGAGTTTTGTATTTGCAATTACGGAAAAAATGGAACATGAATCTTTGATCAGTGACTATTACTACTGCCAgctttatatatattctcttGCTTTACAATTGGATAATAAAGAACCGGGAAAATCGAAGTTAAGATTGAATGAACTTACGAAAAGCGCAAGGTATGTGGAACTTGCATACAACGCTGCGAAAGAAATATTGAACAGTGCTCAGCGGGTACATAAACTGAAGattttaaaatatatgCCTGTACGCTGGGTGATGAGAATTGTAAGATCGATCGTTTTCATGATAAAATGTTACTTAACTTTAACAGGGAATGGTATCACACAAAATCCTGAAGCGAATACCATCTTGACAATGAGCGTATTACCAACAGACGAGATTATTCAAACGATTCAAAAAACAGCAATAATACTCCGTGCAACAGCACCAGATGAATTACACCTATGCAGTAGATATTCTACAATATTGATGTATTTGTGCACAGAGATGAAACATCGatcaaaaccaaacatGCAACCACCAATACCGCGAAGCATATCCAGCGACTTTATGgacaaagagaaagaagaagagaaatctgataaaaaaaatactactCGAGCGGCAAATTCAGGCGTATGCGACGAGAATACGGTGCCCTTAAAACATACCCAATGTTCCAACGACAATAAAGATAATACAAGAGAATCTGGGATGGGCAATAATGTTGCTGCCCGCAATACGGGATATCATTCAGGAACCCAACTACATTCAAACCACACAGGGTCCGGAACAGCCACAGATGGCAATGGGTCAACCCTGGGTGGATACCTTCCGCCACAAATCGTTGACTGGtttaatgataataatgaGATAGGTTTGGATTTTGTCGGGCCTTGGACAGAAATGGTCGAAAAGCAGTTTGTTAATAGGGTCGATGATGACCCATCCTACGAAAACTGGTTCAAGGAACTTTACAATCCCTCAACTTAG
- the GIS4 gene encoding Gis4p produces the protein MTNSVRIKDYFDNDYNGLWSWYLYNLRKGEFEELTRNKLKSSLLKRFLREQLCEVTPLNKKLLLVSIPDDIHEDIKVLEEFLSEYFHLKDNHTNIVINKITRDTIYNHENHYLIQDELANFNDEWFLNMKRDVIVGNTSEEPDSPESCGQPIKECSSNQDSDASERYSVVTGETFETESHSIILNFKHRQVENKPTNPTFKQITRITPENNLGSPTESQVSIMTHGEDLESYRGEALVHTITRTAEEVAEEATSNDDYDEDSVDDMKSNNVSIPPSISISDNFGTFRLVLQSILIASNETDQVFTGIRQSENDRSNADINDDWLLYDSEFNLDNLQMLSLQDIFEFSRLSPKILFYSMIHVKENINTECSMSPDQRITMQNTISNGFLRTSTAGNNSSMGTGNSYSELSSENSIQEYTVDDDNDSMAEDPAICLYSPQTAATAGHRSIGTTESVGAWALNRSNTKRSMEYIDNSVSRDSRGNFVNRIKSQPMPVLLKSLSTNVDSETAKIKKSLAKSKARYRKKSSPNNCIIM, from the coding sequence ATGACTAATAGTGTTCGAATCAAGGACTATTTTGATAATGATTACAACGGGTTATGGTCATGGTACTTATATAATTTAAGAAAAGGCGAATTTGAGGAATTGACTAGGAATAAATTGAAATCCAGTTTGTTAAAACGGTTCCTTAGGGAACAACTATGCGAGGTAACACCTTTAAACAAGAAGTTACTTCTAGTATCTATCCCAGATGATATTCATGAGGATATAAAGGTACTTGAGGAGTTTTTGAGTGAATATTTCCACTTGAAGGACAATCACACTAACATTGTCATCAATAAAATAACAAGGGACACGATCTATAATCATGAAAACCATTACCTTATTCAAGATGAATTAGCCAATTTCAACGATGAATGGTTTTTGAACATGAAGAGGGATGTTATTGTCGGCAATACTAGCGAAGAGCCGGATTCTCCGGAAAGCTGCGGGCAGCCTATAAAAGAATGTAGCTCGAATCAAGATAGTGACGCTAGTGAAAGATACAGCGTAGTGACAGGGGAGACTTTTGAGACTGAATCACACTCCATCATACTTAATTTTAAACATCGTCAAGTTGAGAATAAACCTACAAACCCAACATTTAAACAAATCACTAGAATAACTCCCGAAAACAACCTTGGGTCTCCAACCGAGTCACAAGTTTCAATAATGACCCATGGGGAAGATCTGGAATCATACCGGGGCGAAGCATTGGTTCATACAATAACACGtacagcagaagaagttgcggaagaagcaacaagtaatgatgattatgatgaaGATTCTGTCGATGATATGAAAAGCAATAATGTTTCAATTCCTCCCAGTATCTCTATATCAGATAATTTTGGGACATTCAGGTTGGTTTTACAATCAATTTTAATAGCTAGTAATGAAACAGATCAGGTTTTTACTGGTATTAGACAGAGTGAAAATGATAGAAGTAATGCTGATATCAATGACGATTGGTTATTATATGATTCTGAATTTAATTTAGATAACTTACAGATGTTATCATTACAAGATATTTTCGAGTTTAGTCGCTTATCACCAAAGATCCTCTTTTACTCGATGATCCAcgttaaagaaaatattaataCCGAATGCAGCATGTCTCCCGATCAACGAATTACGATGCAAAACACGATATCTAATGGATTTTTAAGGACTTCTACGGCAGGCAATAATAGCTCGATGGGGACAGGTAATTCTTACAGCGAGCTGAGCTCTGAGAATTCCATCCAGGAGTATactgttgatgatgataatgactCAATGGCCGAAGACCCTGCAATATGCCTCTATTCACCACAAACTGCGGCAACTGCTGGTCACAGATCAATTGGAACTACGGAAAGTGTGGGTGCTTGGGCCTTAAACAGATCAAATACGAAAAGGAGCATGGAATATATTGATAATAGTGTGTCGAGAGACTCCAGAGGAAATTTTGTTAACAGGATAAAATCTCAACCAATGCCAGTGTTATTAAAGTCATTGAGTACTAATGTTGACAGCGAAACAgctaaaatcaaaaagagtTTAGCAAAATCTAAAGCAAGGTATAGAAAAAAGTCGAGCCCAAATAATTGTATTATAATGTAA